The Thermoanaerobaculia bacterium genomic interval GGATCTCGAGGGGCCGCCGAGGTGGCGCACGACCGTCACCCGCCGCTCGTCGGAGACGGCGGCGCGCACCGTCTCGGACGCGCTCGCGTGGGACCACGACCGGCTCGACGCCCTCGAGCGGGAGGCGTTCGCGGCGCGCGGCCGCGGCGATGCCGCCGAGGCGATCCGGCTGTTCGACGCGTTCGCGCGAGGACTCGACCGGCACATCGCCTTCGAGGAAGCGCTCCTCTTCCCCGCGTTCGAGAACGCCACCGGCCATCCGGCGACGGCCGGACCGACGGCGGTCATGCGCGAGGAGCATCGGATCATCCGCGCGCTGCTGGCGGAGATCGCCGCCGGGATGCGGGACCCCGCCGCGTCGCCGGAGGATCGCCGCCGTTCGCTCGGGTGGGTCCTCGAGGAGCACAACGTGAAGGAGGAGCAGATCCTCTACCCGATGACCGACGCCGCGCTCGGCCCGGACGGCGCGGACGAGCTGGTGCGGCAGATCCAGGCGTTCAGAAGTCGCGCCGACTAGCGCGGCGAGGCGCGAGCCCGGCGGGATGTGGGCGGCCGGCCCGCGGCCGCGGCGTACCGATGAGCGTACGTTAAGGCCGCGGGTCGGGCGCACGCGCCCGCCCGGCTCGATGCATCGCCGCGCCGGCTATTCCCGCTCCGGAGGCGCCACGACGCTCGCCTCCAGCACCAGCCGGGGCAGCGGCGCGAACCCTCGGCGGCCGAGGAACCGGGCGAGTTCGTGCTCCTCCCAGCCGACTTCCGTGCGCACGCGCTCGATCCCGAGCGCGCCGAGGTTGCGCAGGAGCTGGTCGACGAGCGCCGTGCCGACGCCGCGGCCGGCGAACGCCTCGTCGACGAGGATCGTGTCGATCTGCGCGACCGGCTCCGGCTGGCCGAACTCGCCGTAGAGCAGCGAACCGAGAAGAGCGCCGACCAGCGTGCCGTCGTGCTCGGCGCCGAGCGAGATCCGGATGTCGGTCTCGTGGAGGGCCCGCCGGAGCCTGCGCTCGTACCAGACCGAACGGTTGCGGCCCGTCAACGGCTCGTCCATTCGGACGAGACGGTCGAGGTCCCGTTCCGTGAGGAGGCGAACGGTCACGCCGTCGCTGACGAGGTCCATGAGTAACCCTCCTGTCCGAGCTTCCGATAGCGGTATTCGCCCCAGATCGCCGCGCCGATCGCTCCCGCGAACGCGCTCAGGGGGTGCCGCACGGGGACGGGCGCGGCGCCGGGCGCGGCGCCGGACGCGAGCGTGCGCTCGAGCGCTCCGACCAGCCCGTCGTCGGCCGCGAGGCCCCCGGTGACGAACACCAGCCCCGAGACCGCGAGCGTCTGGAGCAGGCGCGCGAGCCGGCCGGCCATGCTCTCGTGGATCCCGCGCAGGATCTCCGCCGTCGGAACGCCGCGGGAAACCATGTTGATCACGTCGGTCTCGGCGAGCACGGCGCAGATCGAGCTCACGTTTTCTCCGCGCCCGGCCGAGAGCGACAGCCCCCCGACTTCCGACAGGGAGACCCCCAGGTACCGCGCGATGTTCTCGAGGAACTGTCCCGATCCCGAGGCGCACTGGCTCGTCATCTTCGAGTTCAGCACGCGTCCCGACGGATCGACGGCCATCGCGCGCGCGTGGAGCGCGCCGAGGTCGAGGACCGCGCGCGCCCGGGGCTCGAGGTACAGCGCCCCCCGCGCGTGGGTCGTCATTCCGAAGAAGTGCCCCGTCGCGAACGGCGTCTCCTCCCCTTCCCCCGTCGTCGCGACGTAGTGGAGGTCGGCGACCCCCGCCGACTCGCAGGCCGCGTCGAAGGTCTCCCGGACGACCCGCCCGACGTCCCGCTTTCTGATCCGGGCGACGACGTGCGAGCGAACCGAGAACGTTTCGCCGTCCTTCTCGAGGACGACCGCCTTCACGGCGCTCGACCCGGCGTCGATCCCGGCCGTCACCGTCATGCGGCGGCCCTCCAGGCGAAGAGCGCCGCGCCGAGCGCTCCCGTGTAGATGCTGTCGGCCGAGATGTTGAGCCGCCGCTCCCCGTAGTTCTCGTCGACGAGGTTGCGCAGCGCGAGCACGGCTGCGGGGTTGCGGGCGACGCCGCCGGTGAACGTGAACTCGTTCTCGATCCCGCCGGAGCGCGCGATCAGGCTCATGGCGCGGAGGATCACGGCGCGGTGGAGGCCCGCGAGGATGTCCTCGCGCCGCTCGCCGAGGGAGAGCCGCTCGCGCAGCTCCGCGCCGGCGAAGACCGTGCAGGTCGAGTTGATCCGGACCGGGGTCCGGCTCTGGAGCGCGAGCGGCCCGAGCTCGTGGAGGCCCATGTTCATCTCGTCGGCGATGTACCCGAGGTACCGCCCGCACCCGGCCGCGCACCGGTCGTTCATCTGGAACGACGTGACGAGCCCGTCGCCGTCGACCTGGATCGCCTTCGTGTCCTGCCCGCCGATGTCGAGGACGGTCCGGGTCGCGGGGAACATCGCGTGCGCGCCGAGGCCATGGCACAGGATCTCGGACCGGATCTGCTCCTTCGGGAACGGGAGCCGCGCGCGCCCGTACCCGGTGCCGACGCTCCCCGCGACCTCGAGGTCGGCGTTGGCCGCCGCTTCCGCCGCTTCCGCCATGCCGGGCGCATCGCCGCAGCGCGCCAGCGCCGCTCGGATGTGGTTCGGAAAGCCCAGGTCGAGCGGCTCGTTCTCGACCGAGATGATGCTGTGGTCGTACAGCCCGACGAGGAGGTCGTGCGTCACGCCGCGGGGGTCGGCGATCTCCTGCGCGAGGCGGGCGTAGGCCGAGCCCGCCGCGTCCCGGAAGAAATCGGACCGTTCCGGCGCCTCGGGCTCGAGGAAATGCTCTTCCTCTTCGGCGACGAGCCGCCCGAACAGCGTCTCGAGCGTCGCCGCGAGCGCGGGCTGGAGCGCCGCCGGCGCGGCGCGCGGGGCCGTCGCCTCGATCCACTGCCGAAGCCGCGCCCACTGGACGAGCCTCTGCTCGAGACGGAACGCGCGGAGGAGCCGCGCGAGGGCCGCCGTTCCCGCCGCCCGCTCGACGCCGGCGCGAAGGAGCGAGAAGCGCGCGGAGACGAACGCCTCGGTCCGGGCGACTTCCGCGGCGAGGTCGTAGTTCGAGCGCGAGTTCGTGATCCCGCGCCCGAGGACGTCGCCGTTCTCGTCCAGGACGACCGCCTTCGTGGTCGTCGAGCCGAGATCGATCCCGACGAATGTTCTCACGGCCTTCGCCATCGTGTCTTCATGGCATTCGCCATCGTGTTCTCATGGCGTCTTCATCGCGCCGGCGCCCGGCGCCGCGCCTCGATCATCTGGAGATAGCTCTCGAGGCGGTTCTTCAGGTTCGCCGGAGAGAAGTAGCGCGGGTCGACGAGATCGGACTCGAAGAACGCCCCGGGGACGCCGGTGCGCTTCTCGACCTCCCGCAGGATCGTGAGCTGTCCGGCCGAGAACGAGTTGCACGACTTGACGGAGTGGATGACGAAGCCGTCGGCCGCGTAGCGCTCCACGTAGTCCGCGAGCATCCGCACCCGGCCCGGGAGGTCGATGTTCGTGTAGCATCCGCCGCAGTAGTCGGCGAGGGTCCCCAGCGGGTCCTCCATGTCGTGGCGGAAGCCGAACTCGTACGTCCCGCCGACCTTCGAATACGTCGACGCGACGACGACCGCCCCTTCGTCCGAGAAGAGCTTCCAGAAGTCGCGGAAATGGGTCCAGTTCGGGGGCCCCTCGACGACGAGCCGGTATTTCTGATCCGTGAGCACGCCGGAGGGCGTTGCCGGTCCGAGCCGCTGCCGCGCCCGCTCTTCCACCTCTTCGCGCAGCGTCCGGTAGTACTCGGCGCCCTGCTCCGTGCCGCGAAACGCCGAGAAGATCGGTCCGACGTAGTACACCGCCCCGAAATAGGCGTCGATCGGGCTCGGCCGCTGGAGCGCCGATTCGAAGACCGCGACGAGGTCCTCCTCCGCCCGCGCGCTCCGCGCGAGGCTCTCGCGCAGGCGCCCCTCGTCGTACGACTGCCCCGTCAGGCGCTCGAGCGCCGGAATCACGGTCTCGCGGATCTGGCGCGCGACGTAGGCGCGGTGCCCCGGGGTGATCGAGCCGTCGCCCTGGTAGGGGATCTGCAGGAAGACGACCGGGCAGTCGTATTCCTCGCGGAGGAGCTCGAACCACTTCATGAAGGTGTAGCACCCCGTGTAGGAGAGGAGGAGCAGGTCGGGGCGCGGCAGCCGCGTCCCGGTCGGTCCGACGTTTCCCGACCGCGCCATGCCGATGTCGCACTTGACGTAGGAGCAGACGTCCTCGGAATGGCCGGCCTTCTCCGCGGACGCGATGTACGCCGCGCTCTTGCCGCGCATGGCCGACTGGAGCGCGTTGATTTCGGGGAACACCGGGAGCGCGCCGAACGAGCGGACCAGCTCGTTCAGGTTGCCGGGAACGAAGGTGTAGACGACCGGCTCGCCCGACTTCGGCGCGTCCTCGAGGCGGCGGAAGTGCTCGGCGAGCATCTCCTTCTGGATCTCCATGGAGCGGTCCTTGACGATCTCGGTCACTTCTCACCCCACAGCTTGATCGAGTCGGCGAACGTCCCGGCGAGCTCGCGGAACTGCTGGAACTGCCCGGTGTTCTCGGCGAACTTGAAGGCGATCGAGGGAACGCCCGCCGCGTCCGCCCCGGCCCGCAGCATCGGCCGGTCGAGCAGCGCCGGATCGCAGAAGCTCGCCGACGCGAAGATCACGCCGTCCGCCCGCGCGGCCGCGACGCGGCGGGCGATCAGCTCCCGCTTCCCCTCCGGGCGGCCTTCGTAGAGGATCGACGTCTTCCGCGCGGACCGCACGAAGGCCTCCGCGAGATTGCGGATGGGATCGCCGTCGAGCCGGACGTCCTCCGCGACGAGACGGTTGCCGAGCAGGAAGTCGTCGTCGACGATCGAGCACCCGGATCGTTCGATCGTCTTGATGAGGCCGAGCGGGGGCGCCTCGCAGAACGCGCCGACGACGATCACCCGCACCCGGTCGCGCAGGCGCGAGGGCTCCGCCTCGGCCGCGGCGAGGTACGCGCGCGCCTTTTCCAGGAATGCCGGCGCCGGGACGACCTCGCCGGCGCGCAGGAGCGTGTAGAGCTCCTCCGTCGGCACTTTCTCCGGGGCGTCGCGCCGGAGCCGGTACAGCTCCGCGATCACGCCGCGCAGCTCGTTCTCGACCGCGATCTCGCGCCGGAGCCGCGCGTCGCTCTCCGGGATCCCCGCGAGCGCGCAGAGGTCGGCGAAGAGGGTCCGGAGCTCCCCTTCCCAGAAGTCGGCGGCGATCGCCGGCTCGGGGACCTGCGGGAGGTCGAGGTAGCGGACGTAGAGGTCGGGATAGAGGAGCCGCCAGACTCCCGAGAGATTGCGGATGACGTCGCACGTCGAAGGGAAGAGCATCGCCGAGAGCATCGAGAGGCGCCCCGACTGGGCGAGCTCGATGACGGAGCGGGGCAGATGGCAGATGTAGGACTGGTAGAAGGCGTCGCCGCGGATGATCTCCAGGCGGTCGCCGCCGCCGTGGACGCCGACGGGCAGCAGGCCGGCGGCCCGGATCACTTCCCGCGGGGCGTAAACCGGGAGATATCCCGCCGCGCGGCGCGACGGGTCGCCGGCGAGCCAGGCGCGCGCCGCGGAGAAGTCGAGGTCGCCGGCCGTCTCCGCCGCCCAGTCGACGATCGAAACGCGGCTTTCCGCCGCATCCGTCGCGCGGCTCACCGGTTCTCCCAGCGGGGTTTTCGCTTCTCGAGGAACGCGCGAAGCCCTTCGACCGGATCGCGGTGACGCATGAGCTCCTCGAGATACGTCTTCTCGAGCGCGGGCAGGTCCTCCTCGAGCGCGCGGGCGAGCGGCCGCCGCGCGGCCCTCCACGCGAAGCGCAACGCGGCCGCCGACTTGCCGGCGAGCGTCTCCTCGAACCACTTCCGGAGCCCCGCCTCGGGGTCGGCGGAGCACGCGTCGGCGAGCCCGATGCGCGCGGCGCTCTCGCCGTCGACCGGCGCGCCCGAGACGACCATTTGCGTTGCGGCCGGCCCGCCGACCCGCCACGGCAGGAGAATCGCCGCGATCGGCGGGAACACCGCGAGCCGGATCTCGGGCACGGCGAACCGCGCGGAGGGGTCGCAGAAGACGCGGCCGCACCACGCCGCGAGCTCGAGGCCTCCGCCGAGGCACTGGCCACGGACGATCGACGCGGTCGGGATCCCCGAGGTCTCCAGATCGACGAGCACCGCCCGGAAGGCCGGAAGGAGCTCGCCGACTTTCTCCGGGAGGTGCTCGGCGACCGACGCGCCGAAGCTGAAGTGCGCGCCCGCGCCCTCGAAGACGAGCAGGCGGCAATCCGGCTCGGCGGCGGCCCCGGCCACCAGCCGGCGAATCGCCCCGAACGTCTCGAGATCGAGGATGTTGGCCGGCGGCCGGTCGATCACGACCCGGCGGAGGCCTCCGTCCTCGGAGACGAGCCGCACCGGATCGCTCACGCGCGCGCCTCCCCGTCGGGAACGAGCACGACGCGGCCGGAGACGCGATGCTCGCGCAGCTCCTCGAACACCCGCCCGACGGCGGAAAGCGGACGCATCTGTGTCGACGACACGATGTCGATCCTCCCGTCGAGGACCATCCGGACGATCTCCGGATAGTGCGCCGGGTCGCATCCCCAGTTGCCGACCGCCTTCGCGTCGAACGCCATCAGGTTCGAGAGGCGGACGGTCACCGCGTCGAGCGTGAAACCGACGACCATCAGCGTCGCCGCGGGCCCGAGGAGGCCGAAGGCGGTGGCCTGCCCGGCGGCCGTCCCCGAGCACTCGAAGATCTTCCAGCCGGAAGCCGCGGCGCCGGCCTCCCGGGCCGCCGCCTGCACCCGGGCGCGGACCTCCTTGCCGGAG includes:
- a CDS encoding hemerythrin domain-containing protein, whose protein sequence is MDIGTTPRDAEAERAVIAGTARSKDIVLRFDALADGESLTWDTDGDPAPSLEELQSRRAGQFEWSPDLEGPPRWRTTVTRRSSETAARTVSDALAWDHDRLDALEREAFAARGRGDAAEAIRLFDAFARGLDRHIAFEEALLFPAFENATGHPATAGPTAVMREEHRIIRALLAEIAAGMRDPAASPEDRRRSLGWVLEEHNVKEEQILYPMTDAALGPDGADELVRQIQAFRSRAD
- a CDS encoding enoyl-CoA hydratase/isomerase family protein; protein product: MSDPVRLVSEDGGLRRVVIDRPPANILDLETFGAIRRLVAGAAAEPDCRLLVFEGAGAHFSFGASVAEHLPEKVGELLPAFRAVLVDLETSGIPTASIVRGQCLGGGLELAAWCGRVFCDPSARFAVPEIRLAVFPPIAAILLPWRVGGPAATQMVVSGAPVDGESAARIGLADACSADPEAGLRKWFEETLAGKSAAALRFAWRAARRPLARALEEDLPALEKTYLEELMRHRDPVEGLRAFLEKRKPRWENR
- a CDS encoding BadF/BadG/BcrA/BcrD ATPase family protein; this encodes MRTFVGIDLGSTTTKAVVLDENGDVLGRGITNSRSNYDLAAEVARTEAFVSARFSLLRAGVERAAGTAALARLLRAFRLEQRLVQWARLRQWIEATAPRAAPAALQPALAATLETLFGRLVAEEEEHFLEPEAPERSDFFRDAAGSAYARLAQEIADPRGVTHDLLVGLYDHSIISVENEPLDLGFPNHIRAALARCGDAPGMAEAAEAAANADLEVAGSVGTGYGRARLPFPKEQIRSEILCHGLGAHAMFPATRTVLDIGGQDTKAIQVDGDGLVTSFQMNDRCAAGCGRYLGYIADEMNMGLHELGPLALQSRTPVRINSTCTVFAGAELRERLSLGERREDILAGLHRAVILRAMSLIARSGGIENEFTFTGGVARNPAAVLALRNLVDENYGERRLNISADSIYTGALGAALFAWRAAA
- a CDS encoding GNAT family N-acetyltransferase — protein: MDLVSDGVTVRLLTERDLDRLVRMDEPLTGRNRSVWYERRLRRALHETDIRISLGAEHDGTLVGALLGSLLYGEFGQPEPVAQIDTILVDEAFAGRGVGTALVDQLLRNLGALGIERVRTEVGWEEHELARFLGRRGFAPLPRLVLEASVVAPPERE
- the bcrD gene encoding benzoyl-CoA reductase subunit D, encoding MTVTAGIDAGSSAVKAVVLEKDGETFSVRSHVVARIRKRDVGRVVRETFDAACESAGVADLHYVATTGEGEETPFATGHFFGMTTHARGALYLEPRARAVLDLGALHARAMAVDPSGRVLNSKMTSQCASGSGQFLENIARYLGVSLSEVGGLSLSAGRGENVSSICAVLAETDVINMVSRGVPTAEILRGIHESMAGRLARLLQTLAVSGLVFVTGGLAADDGLVGALERTLASGAAPGAAPVPVRHPLSAFAGAIGAAIWGEYRYRKLGQEGYSWTSSATA
- a CDS encoding zinc-binding dehydrogenase; translation: RDRGAAVIAVDVDPARLESARAQGAVGAIDPSGLSGKEVRARVQAAAREAGAAASGWKIFECSGTAAGQATAFGLLGPAATLMVVGFTLDAVTVRLSNLMAFDAKAVGNWGCDPAHYPEIVRMVLDGRIDIVSSTQMRPLSAVGRVFEELREHRVSGRVVLVPDGEARA
- the bcrB gene encoding benzoyl-CoA reductase subunit B, translated to MTEIVKDRSMEIQKEMLAEHFRRLEDAPKSGEPVVYTFVPGNLNELVRSFGALPVFPEINALQSAMRGKSAAYIASAEKAGHSEDVCSYVKCDIGMARSGNVGPTGTRLPRPDLLLLSYTGCYTFMKWFELLREEYDCPVVFLQIPYQGDGSITPGHRAYVARQIRETVIPALERLTGQSYDEGRLRESLARSARAEEDLVAVFESALQRPSPIDAYFGAVYYVGPIFSAFRGTEQGAEYYRTLREEVEERARQRLGPATPSGVLTDQKYRLVVEGPPNWTHFRDFWKLFSDEGAVVVASTYSKVGGTYEFGFRHDMEDPLGTLADYCGGCYTNIDLPGRVRMLADYVERYAADGFVIHSVKSCNSFSAGQLTILREVEKRTGVPGAFFESDLVDPRYFSPANLKNRLESYLQMIEARRRAPAR
- the bcrC gene encoding benzoyl-CoA reductase subunit C — protein: MSRATDAAESRVSIVDWAAETAGDLDFSAARAWLAGDPSRRAAGYLPVYAPREVIRAAGLLPVGVHGGGDRLEIIRGDAFYQSYICHLPRSVIELAQSGRLSMLSAMLFPSTCDVIRNLSGVWRLLYPDLYVRYLDLPQVPEPAIAADFWEGELRTLFADLCALAGIPESDARLRREIAVENELRGVIAELYRLRRDAPEKVPTEELYTLLRAGEVVPAPAFLEKARAYLAAAEAEPSRLRDRVRVIVVGAFCEAPPLGLIKTIERSGCSIVDDDFLLGNRLVAEDVRLDGDPIRNLAEAFVRSARKTSILYEGRPEGKRELIARRVAAARADGVIFASASFCDPALLDRPMLRAGADAAGVPSIAFKFAENTGQFQQFRELAGTFADSIKLWGEK